From one Limnothrix sp. FACHB-406 genomic stretch:
- a CDS encoding N-acetylmuramoyl-L-alanine amidase: MLSNPRKVLRYCLLVLAAALLIAVGASASDGVLPPDGRAEAALKYAKTADPTQQIGLPGFAISNYLATGSLSRRDYEDRPTDRPVDTIVIHHTALSGRRLSIAQVARSWQNDPAEVSAHFIVGMRGDILMTVPPSKTAFHILKQAAYPDPQTNRPVNWINMRSIGIEFHYDPDSERPSREQIVAGGRLIGALLNAYPDLDVARIIGHGVQNFSEGGRSRALSEPTYLFLMPNAQVAPNFLILLNSAAEISPRLASAIEQAGGVRQLATQLQQRTIAGQRLTFEMETTWKQDSNMPISPIGPQTAIAEATRLARELTGTASEPPKPTPEPPPLLDLTPRLFLDSDFKPNNPTQ; the protein is encoded by the coding sequence ATGCTGTCGAATCCGCGCAAGGTACTGCGTTACTGTTTGCTGGTGTTAGCGGCGGCACTCTTGATTGCGGTGGGTGCATCTGCTTCCGATGGAGTTTTGCCGCCCGATGGCCGGGCCGAAGCAGCCCTGAAATACGCCAAGACCGCTGATCCAACTCAGCAAATTGGGTTGCCCGGGTTTGCAATTTCTAATTATTTAGCCACGGGATCCCTGTCGCGACGGGACTATGAAGATCGCCCGACCGATCGCCCGGTGGATACGATCGTGATTCACCACACGGCCCTGAGTGGGCGACGGCTCTCGATCGCCCAAGTGGCGCGATCGTGGCAAAACGACCCGGCCGAAGTCAGCGCCCATTTTATTGTGGGGATGCGCGGCGACATTTTAATGACTGTGCCACCCAGCAAAACGGCCTTTCACATCCTGAAGCAAGCAGCCTATCCCGATCCGCAAACCAACCGCCCGGTGAATTGGATCAATATGCGATCGATCGGGATTGAGTTTCACTACGACCCAGACAGCGAACGCCCCAGCCGTGAGCAAATTGTGGCCGGTGGGCGCTTAATTGGGGCCTTGCTGAATGCCTATCCCGATTTGGACGTGGCCCGCATCATCGGCCATGGAGTCCAAAACTTTTCGGAAGGAGGGCGCAGCCGGGCCCTGAGCGAGCCAACCTATCTGTTTTTGATGCCGAATGCCCAGGTTGCGCCCAATTTCTTGATTTTGCTGAACAGTGCGGCTGAAATTTCGCCCCGACTGGCCAGCGCGATCGAGCAAGCAGGCGGCGTGAGGCAACTGGCCACCCAACTTCAACAGCGGACGATCGCGGGGCAGCGCCTAACCTTTGAAATGGAAACCACCTGGAAACAGGATTCCAACATGCCCATTTCCCCGATCGGGCCCCAAACGGCGATCGCGGAAGCAACCCGACTGGCACGCGAGCTGACCGGAACTGCCAGCGAACCGCCCAAGCCCACGCCGGAACCGCCGCCCCTGCTGGATCTCACGCCGCGCTTGTTCCTGGATTCTGACTTTAAGCCGAATAACCCAACCCAGTAG